A genomic region of Platichthys flesus chromosome 4, fPlaFle2.1, whole genome shotgun sequence contains the following coding sequences:
- the LOC133951436 gene encoding olfactory receptor 4E2-like, giving the protein MKITLNSTEVSYFTLGAHIDTGLFKYFYVLILFMLYLLILCANVLLIVVICMNRSLHEPMYVFLCSLFVNELYGSTGLFPLLLLQILSDVHTVPISVCLLQVFCLYSYGGVEFFTLAVMSYDRYLAICCPLQYNARMTSNKIARLVASIWIYPLVQNIVFIFCLTAPLQLCGNIIDQVYCDNYYVVKLSCSDTTVISILGLSHVFTVIFGLFVLILYTYVRILKVCFSGSKQTRQKAVSTCTPHLASLLNFSFGAFFEIVQSRCDMSSVPKALRVVLSVYWLTCQPLVNPLLYGLQMSKIRITFKNLFFGRKM; this is encoded by the coding sequence ATGAAGATCACATTGAACTCGACAGAAGTTTCTTATTTCACGCTCGGGGCCCACATTGACACGGGACTTTTTAAATACTTCTATGTCCTGATACTTTTCATGTTGTACTTGTTGATCCTCTGTGCCAACGTGCTGCTGATTGTAGTTATCTGTATGAACAGAAGTCTCCATGAACCTATGTACGTGTTCCTGTGCAGCCTGTTTGTAAATGAACTGTATGGTAGCACAgggttgtttcctctcctcctgctccagatcCTCTCAGACGTTCACACTGTTCCTATCTCCGTTTGTCTCCTGCAGGTTTTCTGTCTCTACTCTTATGGCGGCGTGGAGTTTTTCACTTTAGCCGTCATGTCCTATGACAGATATCTTGCTATATGTTGTCCTCTGCAGTACAACGCACGTATGACTTCTAATAAGATCGCCAGGCTCGTTGCTTCAATTTGGATTTATCCTCTAGTACAAAATATTGTCTTCATCTTTTGTCTGACTGCCCCTTTACAGCTGTGTGGAAACATCATCGACCAGGTTTACTGTGACAATTATTATGTCGTCAAGCTGTCGTGTTCCGACACCACAGTCATCAGCATCTTAGGACTCTCTCACGTGTTTACAGTCATTTTcggtctgtttgttttaatccTCTACACGTACGTGAGGATTTTAAAGGTTTGTTTCTCTGGTTCCAAACAGACGAGACAGAAAGCCGTCAGCACCTGCACCCCCCACCTGGCCTCGCTGCTCAACTTCTCCTTCGGGGCTTTCTTTGAAATAGTTCAGAGCAGGTGTGATATGAGCAGTGTTCCCAAAGCGTTACGTGTTGTGTTATCGGTGTACTGGCTCACGTGTCAGCCGCTCGTCAACCCTTTACTGTACGGACTGCAAATGTCCAAAATACGCATCACATTCAAGAACCTGTTCTTTGGGAGGAAGATGTGA